Proteins from a single region of Mucilaginibacter daejeonensis:
- a CDS encoding 2-C-methyl-D-erythritol 4-phosphate cytidylyltransferase — MSGISDTTTHYSPFTPHHSLPKYAIIVAGGSGTRMGSAVPKQFLLLNGLPVLMHTLQAFHDSSGHPELIVVLPDTHHEYWQQLCVQHNFELPHQLVSGGPTRFHSVKNGLKLVPADALVAVHDAVRPLVSTAIIDEAYLHASRQGAVVVAVKSRDSIRQVQGVHTKALLRDEIYLVQTPQTFRSSLLKQAYESAYHESFTDDASVVEHAGQSVHVVDGSYQNFKITFPEDIAIAELLLKQKAAC, encoded by the coding sequence ATGTCAGGCATTAGCGATACAACTACTCACTACTCACCATTCACTCCTCACCACTCACTACCCAAGTATGCCATTATTGTTGCCGGCGGATCAGGCACACGAATGGGTAGCGCAGTTCCTAAACAGTTTCTGCTGTTGAATGGTTTACCGGTGCTGATGCACACGTTACAAGCCTTTCATGATAGCAGCGGACATCCTGAATTGATAGTGGTACTGCCTGATACTCACCATGAGTATTGGCAGCAGCTGTGCGTTCAACATAACTTTGAATTACCGCATCAATTAGTTAGTGGCGGTCCTACCCGGTTCCACTCGGTCAAAAACGGATTGAAGCTTGTGCCTGCTGATGCACTGGTGGCCGTACATGACGCGGTAAGGCCATTGGTAAGCACTGCGATCATTGATGAAGCGTACCTGCACGCTTCTCGACAGGGCGCTGTTGTTGTTGCTGTAAAAAGCAGAGATTCCATACGACAGGTACAGGGCGTACACACCAAAGCACTTTTGCGCGACGAGATCTATCTGGTGCAGACCCCGCAAACCTTCCGTTCAAGCTTGTTAAAGCAGGCTTATGAAAGCGCTTATCACGAAAGCTTTACTGACGATGCCAGCGTAGTGGAGCATGCCGGGCAGTCGGTGCATGTGGTTGACGGCAGCTACCAAAATTTCAAGATAACCTTCCCTGAGGATATAGCTATAGCCGAATTGTTGTTAAAGCAAAAAGCCGCTTGTTAA
- a CDS encoding DUF4920 domain-containing protein, giving the protein MKKIALFIIAMVIATVTFAQINITPAAPGVSYGKKITKDHAIDLASLNKHLAKDTVYSGKITGQVVEVCKKKGCFMTLKQANGEDIMVRFTDYAYFMPQNIVGKKVVVEGTAKVKETSVERLRHYAADAGKTKSEIAKISKPKKDISIMADGVLVTE; this is encoded by the coding sequence ATGAAAAAGATAGCACTATTTATCATCGCCATGGTCATAGCGACCGTGACCTTCGCCCAAATCAACATCACGCCTGCGGCCCCAGGCGTTAGCTACGGCAAAAAGATCACTAAAGACCACGCTATAGACCTGGCATCGTTAAATAAGCATCTGGCTAAGGACACCGTTTATAGTGGCAAGATCACTGGCCAGGTGGTAGAGGTTTGTAAGAAAAAAGGCTGCTTCATGACGCTTAAGCAGGCTAATGGCGAGGACATTATGGTACGCTTCACTGACTACGCCTACTTTATGCCGCAGAACATCGTGGGTAAAAAAGTAGTAGTTGAGGGCACCGCAAAAGTGAAAGAGACCTCGGTAGAACGCTTACGCCACTATGCTGCTGATGCGGGTAAAACCAAAAGCGAGATCGCCAAGATCAGCAAGCCAAAAAAAGATATCAGCATTATGGCTGATGGCGTGCTGGTGACAGAGTAA
- the queA gene encoding tRNA preQ1(34) S-adenosylmethionine ribosyltransferase-isomerase QueA yields the protein MKLSQFKFDLPESLIAHDPSDVRDESRLMVLHRDSGKIEHKIFKDVLDYFDDKDVMILNNTKVFPARMYGNKEKTGATIEVFLLRELNKELRLWDVLVDPARKIRVGNKLYFGDDDLLVAEVVDNTTSRGRTIRFLFDGTDEEFRRNVEILGETPLPKYIKRKATANDKERYQTIFAKNEGAVAAPTAGLHFSRELMKRLELKGVEFAEVTLHVGLGTFRQVEVEDLTKHKMDSEQFIIEQKQADIVNRAIERKKRVCAVGTTSMRTIESAVSANKTLKAANDWTSKFIFPPYEFSIANSMITNFHTPESTLLMMICAFGGYENVMNAYEIAVKEKYRFYSYGDAMLII from the coding sequence ATGAAATTATCTCAATTTAAGTTCGATCTTCCCGAATCACTCATTGCTCATGATCCTTCTGACGTTCGTGACGAGTCGCGCCTGATGGTGCTTCACCGCGATTCGGGCAAGATAGAGCATAAGATATTCAAGGACGTATTGGATTATTTTGATGATAAGGACGTGATGATCCTGAACAACACCAAGGTATTCCCTGCCCGTATGTACGGCAACAAGGAAAAGACCGGTGCTACCATCGAGGTCTTCCTGCTGCGCGAGTTGAATAAAGAACTACGCCTTTGGGACGTGCTGGTAGATCCCGCCCGTAAGATCCGCGTAGGCAACAAGTTATACTTTGGCGATGACGACCTGCTGGTGGCTGAGGTTGTAGATAACACTACATCACGTGGACGTACCATCCGCTTCCTGTTCGATGGCACCGACGAGGAATTCCGCCGTAATGTGGAGATCTTGGGTGAGACGCCACTTCCAAAATACATCAAACGTAAAGCTACCGCTAACGATAAAGAGCGCTACCAAACCATCTTCGCCAAAAATGAAGGTGCTGTTGCTGCTCCCACTGCCGGCCTGCACTTTAGCCGTGAGCTGATGAAACGCCTTGAGCTAAAAGGTGTTGAATTTGCGGAGGTTACACTGCACGTAGGTTTAGGAACCTTTCGCCAGGTAGAGGTTGAGGACCTGACCAAACATAAAATGGATTCGGAGCAATTCATTATCGAGCAGAAACAAGCCGATATCGTGAACCGTGCCATCGAGCGTAAAAAACGCGTTTGTGCGGTAGGTACCACTTCAATGCGCACCATCGAGTCTGCAGTATCGGCCAATAAGACCTTGAAAGCTGCTAACGACTGGACCAGCAAGTTCATCTTCCCTCCATACGAGTTCAGCATCGCTAACAGCATGATCACTAACTTCCACACACCAGAGTCGACCTTATTGATGATGATCTGTGCATTTGGTGGTTATGAGAACGTGATGAATGCCTATGAGATCGCTGTAAAAGAGAAATACCGCTTTTACAGCTACGGCGATGCCATGCTGATCATTTAG
- a CDS encoding tetratricopeptide repeat protein: MLMTCRSENRYRVINCLVIAILITSCRPAQRPDHDAYFARHIAHAREIRSSRVHPKAIAYIDSVYRNVDRPGIGDLAQVYDFKSNYYLYEQANYEKAELYADSLLDLLRPYYGHDRYREQYVMAYIDKASALYKQKYYSSAYEWYFLGKNMLNGSDTASCNKYMARLNNSLAQVSYEQGRYKAAIRCYHECLNRIRDHHDRESFKLKQGLLDNIGICYSKLDRPDDAIKYFEQALNVLEAGHKKHPQMELFINSAIGIVQGNEGDAYLQKKDFQEAERLYRSSIAINSQKDHFNIDARYTKVKLAALYIIARRYAEARRLLDEVRPDIDKNYKPEMMRWLMTNAEYYRHAPDGNMVKAFDDLRRYVAINDSAQAEVRVAANANYNEQFALLQRQYELKADEKRDKLNDLIIFSIALIGVLIAAITGSILLKRTLSGRSTMVRKAADLP, from the coding sequence GATCAATTGCTTAGTGATCGCTATACTCATAACGTCATGCCGGCCCGCTCAAAGGCCAGATCATGACGCTTACTTCGCTCGGCATATCGCCCATGCACGTGAAATACGGTCCAGCCGCGTTCACCCTAAGGCCATAGCTTATATCGACTCTGTATACCGCAACGTTGATCGGCCCGGGATAGGTGACCTGGCGCAGGTATATGACTTTAAAAGCAACTATTACTTATATGAGCAGGCCAATTACGAAAAGGCAGAGCTATATGCCGATAGCCTGCTTGACCTGCTAAGGCCTTATTATGGGCATGACCGTTACCGTGAGCAGTATGTGATGGCCTACATAGATAAGGCAAGCGCCTTGTATAAGCAAAAGTATTATTCATCGGCCTATGAATGGTACTTTCTGGGTAAGAACATGCTGAATGGTAGTGATACGGCTTCCTGCAACAAGTACATGGCGCGCTTGAACAACAGCCTCGCCCAGGTAAGCTACGAACAGGGACGCTACAAAGCGGCCATACGTTGTTACCACGAATGCCTGAACAGAATAAGAGATCATCACGACCGCGAATCGTTCAAACTCAAGCAAGGTCTACTCGATAATATCGGCATCTGCTATAGCAAACTTGACCGCCCCGATGACGCGATCAAATATTTTGAACAAGCGCTAAATGTGCTCGAGGCAGGTCATAAAAAGCACCCACAAATGGAGCTGTTCATCAATTCCGCCATCGGTATCGTACAGGGGAATGAGGGAGACGCGTATCTGCAAAAGAAGGATTTTCAAGAGGCGGAAAGGTTGTATCGTTCAAGTATAGCGATCAACTCACAAAAAGACCACTTTAACATAGATGCACGTTACACCAAGGTCAAGTTGGCTGCGCTGTACATCATAGCCAGGCGCTATGCCGAAGCCCGAAGGCTGCTTGATGAGGTTCGGCCTGATATAGACAAGAATTATAAGCCTGAAATGATGCGCTGGTTAATGACCAACGCCGAATATTATCGCCATGCACCCGACGGTAACATGGTAAAGGCCTTTGATGATCTGCGCCGATATGTTGCGATAAATGATTCTGCACAGGCTGAGGTCAGGGTAGCTGCCAATGCCAATTACAACGAACAATTTGCCCTGCTGCAAAGACAATATGAGTTAAAGGCCGATGAAAAGCGCGATAAACTTAATGACCTTATTATTTTCTCGATAGCGCTGATCGGGGTGCTCATTGCAGCCATCACCGGGTCCATACTCTTGAAACGAACACTGAGCGGCAGATCCACTATGGTGCGCAAAGCGGCTGACCTTCCCTGA
- a CDS encoding cob(I)yrinic acid a,c-diamide adenosyltransferase: MKIYTKTGDKGFTSLIGGSRVPKYHIRIESYGTVDELNSCLGMIACQPDVDLHDREVLKQVQDRLFDMGAVLAADSQRLVMELPGIIPADITLLEAEMDAMEKELPALKHFILPGGNTTISYCHLARCVCRRAERLTVQLAQDAPVDEHILIYLNRLSDHLFMLARKIGHQQNIEEIRWMPRRDTV; encoded by the coding sequence ATGAAGATATATACTAAAACCGGGGATAAAGGTTTTACCTCGCTCATAGGCGGCAGTCGGGTGCCTAAGTACCATATCCGCATCGAAAGCTATGGCACTGTTGATGAGCTGAACAGCTGCCTGGGCATGATCGCCTGCCAGCCCGATGTTGACCTGCATGACCGCGAGGTGCTTAAGCAAGTACAGGACCGGCTTTTTGATATGGGGGCCGTACTGGCCGCTGATTCGCAACGCTTGGTAATGGAACTACCCGGTATCATACCTGCCGATATAACCTTGTTGGAGGCGGAAATGGATGCAATGGAGAAAGAATTGCCGGCATTGAAACATTTTATACTGCCCGGTGGTAATACCACTATATCGTACTGTCACCTGGCGCGCTGCGTATGCCGCCGGGCCGAAAGGTTAACCGTACAATTGGCGCAGGATGCACCCGTTGATGAGCACATCCTCATCTATTTGAACCGGTTGAGCGATCACCTGTTCATGCTGGCCCGTAAGATCGGTCATCAGCAAAATATAGAAGAGATCAGGTGGATGCCGCGGCGCGATACCGTTTGA
- a CDS encoding chitinase: MRPAADASSLIGEKQFNELFPQRQKFYTYQSFVRAIKELGDIKIRVARRATSVYQITRTDKRTGQSKVVRQDVDWNESWAKVKPDSVYEVDFGKFCAEKDPATNKKELAAFFANIAHETRGGEDDTFTDGLMYIHEKDTTNAYVAENDEYPPVPGKKYYGRGPVQLSYNGNYGYAGDVILGDHNILLKNPDLIQTDAVLAFKTAIYFWMTPQTHKPSAHDVMIGVWQPKPKDKAKGRAPGFGMTINIVNGEVECNKGENNYSMKDRMKFYQYFLGKLGVKDTTNCSCATMQP, translated from the coding sequence ATGAGACCTGCAGCCGACGCATCAAGCCTGATCGGCGAAAAACAATTCAATGAACTATTCCCCCAACGCCAAAAATTCTATACCTACCAAAGCTTTGTAAGGGCAATTAAAGAGTTAGGCGATATTAAGATCAGGGTAGCACGCAGGGCCACCTCAGTGTATCAGATCACTCGTACCGATAAACGTACCGGACAAAGCAAAGTGGTACGCCAGGACGTGGACTGGAACGAAAGCTGGGCCAAGGTAAAGCCCGACAGTGTTTACGAGGTGGACTTTGGCAAATTTTGCGCTGAAAAGGACCCGGCCACCAATAAAAAAGAACTGGCAGCCTTTTTTGCCAATATCGCTCATGAAACACGCGGCGGCGAGGATGACACCTTTACCGATGGATTAATGTACATCCATGAAAAGGATACTACCAATGCTTATGTGGCCGAGAATGACGAGTACCCACCTGTGCCCGGCAAAAAATATTACGGCCGCGGACCGGTACAGTTAAGCTATAATGGTAATTATGGTTATGCAGGCGATGTGATATTGGGTGACCACAACATCTTATTAAAGAACCCCGACCTCATCCAGACCGATGCGGTGCTGGCCTTCAAGACCGCTATTTATTTTTGGATGACACCGCAAACGCACAAACCATCGGCACATGATGTGATGATAGGCGTTTGGCAACCTAAGCCTAAAGACAAAGCAAAAGGCAGAGCGCCGGGCTTCGGTATGACCATCAATATCGTGAACGGTGAGGTAGAGTGCAATAAAGGCGAGAACAACTATAGTATGAAGGACCGCATGAAGTTCTACCAATACTTCCTGGGCAAATTGGGCGTAAAGGACACCACCAATTGTTCATGTGCCACCATGCAGCCCTAG
- a CDS encoding lmo0937 family membrane protein, whose amino-acid sequence MRGLLYLVAVILVILWVVGFLFHGLGSFGDGGIIHVLLVIAIVAILLGVIRRA is encoded by the coding sequence ATGAGAGGCTTATTGTATCTTGTAGCAGTGATCTTAGTGATCCTTTGGGTTGTCGGATTCTTATTCCACGGTTTAGGCTCGTTCGGCGATGGTGGTATCATCCACGTATTACTGGTTATCGCTATTGTAGCTATACTATTGGGCGTGATACGCCGCGCATAA
- a CDS encoding DUF2795 domain-containing protein: protein MYWTLELASHLEDAPWPATKDELIDYAIRSGAPVEVIENLQALEDDGEPYESIEEIWPDYPTKDDFFFNEDEY, encoded by the coding sequence ATGTACTGGACCCTTGAATTGGCTTCACATCTGGAAGATGCACCATGGCCTGCCACCAAAGACGAACTGATCGATTATGCTATACGTTCTGGTGCACCTGTTGAGGTGATCGAGAATCTCCAAGCCTTAGAGGACGACGGAGAGCCATACGAGAGCATTGAAGAGATATGGCCTGATTACCCTACTAAAGACGACTTCTTTTTTAACGAAGACGAATACTAA
- a CDS encoding lmo0937 family membrane protein translates to MRGLLYIIAVILVIGWVLGFFMYNAGGIIHILLVIAIIALLLGVIRRA, encoded by the coding sequence ATGAGAGGGCTATTATACATTATCGCCGTTATCCTGGTCATCGGCTGGGTGCTTGGATTCTTTATGTACAATGCAGGCGGCATCATTCATATTCTCCTTGTGATCGCGATCATAGCATTGCTGCTTGGCGTTATCCGCAGGGCTTAA